The following are from one region of the Cloacibacterium normanense genome:
- a CDS encoding sodium:solute symporter, translating to MNPVFVGVILSVYFLALLGVSYYTSRNANNQTFFIGNKNSNWLLVAFGMIGTSLSGVTFVSVPGTVGTGGFTYFQVVLGYFLGYFVVAFVLLPLYYKLKLTSIYTYLNERFGFNSYQTGAIFFIISRTLGATARLYLVINILDLLIFHNDITKATDISWSFVAISVAILLMILAYTFKGGVKTIVWTDTLQTVFMLGALLITVGYILTKMNLGIGETWTQFQGLGYDNMFVLDINSKDFFLKSILGGMFITISMTGLDQEMMQKNISIEKLGNSQKNMFTFSVVMVIVNFIFLFMGGLLYMYAAQIGVDAKGDDLYPILAFQKMSPIIGVVFIIGLISALFPSADGAITALTSSFCIDILGINRNQKSEVENSKTRKIVHLTFTLIFLILVIIFKVINDKSIIGLILKIAGYTYGPLLGLFAFGILTKHQIKDKLTLWVCLAAPIITYALSTYLEKAEYAYQIGIEVLIINGIITFLGLWLIRKK from the coding sequence ATGAATCCAGTTTTTGTAGGAGTAATTTTATCCGTTTATTTTCTGGCGCTACTTGGCGTTTCTTACTACACTTCTAGAAATGCAAATAACCAAACATTTTTTATAGGAAATAAAAATTCTAACTGGCTTTTAGTAGCTTTTGGAATGATTGGCACTTCCCTTTCTGGAGTAACATTTGTGTCGGTTCCTGGAACGGTAGGAACAGGTGGTTTTACTTATTTCCAAGTAGTTTTAGGTTATTTTTTAGGATATTTTGTAGTGGCATTTGTCTTACTTCCTTTGTATTATAAACTGAAACTCACTTCTATTTACACTTACCTCAACGAAAGATTTGGGTTTAATTCTTACCAAACTGGCGCTATTTTTTTCATTATTTCTAGAACTTTAGGCGCCACTGCTCGTTTGTATTTGGTTATCAATATTTTAGACTTACTTATTTTCCATAATGACATTACGAAAGCTACCGATATTTCTTGGAGTTTTGTTGCCATTTCTGTCGCTATTTTATTAATGATTTTAGCTTATACTTTTAAAGGTGGTGTGAAAACTATCGTTTGGACAGACACTTTGCAGACCGTTTTCATGTTAGGAGCATTGCTTATTACTGTAGGTTATATCCTTACCAAAATGAATTTAGGAATTGGCGAAACGTGGACTCAATTTCAAGGTTTGGGTTATGATAATATGTTTGTTTTAGATATTAATTCTAAAGATTTTTTCTTAAAATCAATTCTCGGAGGAATGTTCATTACCATTTCTATGACAGGTCTTGACCAAGAAATGATGCAAAAAAATATTTCCATCGAAAAATTAGGAAATTCACAGAAAAACATGTTCACTTTTTCGGTGGTAATGGTGATTGTAAATTTCATTTTCCTTTTTATGGGCGGACTTCTTTATATGTACGCTGCTCAAATTGGAGTAGATGCAAAAGGAGACGATTTATATCCTATTTTAGCGTTCCAAAAAATGTCGCCCATTATTGGTGTGGTTTTCATTATTGGACTTATTTCTGCGCTATTTCCTTCTGCAGATGGTGCAATTACAGCACTTACTTCTTCATTTTGTATTGATATTTTAGGCATCAACAGAAATCAAAAATCAGAAGTTGAAAATTCTAAAACCAGAAAAATAGTTCACCTAACGTTTACTTTAATTTTCTTGATTTTGGTTATTATTTTTAAAGTTATCAATGACAAATCCATCATTGGCTTAATTCTAAAAATCGCAGGATATACTTATGGTCCACTTTTGGGCTTATTCGCATTTGGAATTCTGACTAAACATCAGATTAAAGATAAATTGACACTTTGGGTTTGTTTAGCGGCACCCATCATCACTTATGCACTCAGTACTTATCTAGAAAAAGCAGAATACGCCTACCAAATAGGAATAGAAGTCTTAATTATTAACGGCATCATCACCTTTTTAGGACTTTGGCTCATCAGAAAGAAATAA
- a CDS encoding MFS transporter: MKPQIENIETTKKILPLILATAIFMQMLDSTILNTSLPSIAKDLNESPLNMQNAIISYVLTLALFMPVSGFLADKFGTKKVFIISLILFSLGSLLCSLSPNLTVLVVSRVIQGIGGSLMTPVGKLALIKTFDKSELLKAMNFAIIPALIGPVLGPLIGGYMVDYLSWHWIFLMNLPIGILGIVLSVKYMPNYFSKIIDFDFKGFLFFAAASLLLSISLEWMGNAKNITPVLLVFLMGFIFIYLYYRHAKKEENPIFPLELFMVRTFRVGFLGNLATRLGISSIPLLIPLMIQIAYGQSAVVSGWIVAPMAITAMFGKSAVIKILNRFGYRKTLMFNTFLIGTLICLMAIPGINTSIYWFIPLILVLGFFNSIQFTSMNTISISDLRDSHTSSGNSLISVNQQIAIGFGIAFGLIILKLFEGDTQLIKGNIHNAFRYTFLVMGILTILSGFVFRRLHFRDGDNMKS, from the coding sequence ATGAAACCACAGATTGAAAATATAGAAACCACCAAAAAAATTCTTCCATTAATATTGGCTACTGCTATTTTTATGCAAATGCTAGATTCTACGATTCTCAATACTTCTCTACCATCCATTGCAAAAGATTTGAACGAGTCACCGCTCAATATGCAAAATGCTATTATCAGCTATGTTTTGACATTAGCCTTATTTATGCCTGTTAGCGGATTTTTGGCAGATAAATTCGGGACGAAAAAAGTATTTATTATTTCTTTAATTCTATTCAGTTTAGGTTCTCTTTTGTGTTCACTTTCCCCAAATTTAACTGTTTTGGTTGTTTCAAGAGTCATACAAGGAATTGGAGGAAGTTTAATGACACCAGTTGGTAAATTAGCACTTATCAAAACTTTTGACAAAAGTGAATTATTGAAAGCGATGAATTTCGCCATTATCCCCGCTTTAATTGGCCCAGTTCTCGGTCCATTAATTGGAGGTTATATGGTAGATTATCTTTCTTGGCATTGGATATTTTTAATGAATCTACCAATTGGAATTTTAGGAATTGTGCTGAGTGTAAAATATATGCCAAATTACTTTTCAAAAATCATAGATTTTGATTTTAAAGGTTTTCTATTTTTTGCAGCAGCGTCTTTGTTGCTTTCTATATCACTAGAATGGATGGGTAATGCTAAAAATATAACTCCTGTTCTATTGGTATTTTTAATGGGTTTTATTTTTATTTATCTCTATTACAGACACGCCAAAAAAGAAGAAAATCCTATTTTCCCCTTAGAATTATTCATGGTAAGAACCTTCAGAGTGGGATTTTTAGGAAATCTAGCTACCAGATTAGGCATAAGCTCAATTCCGCTTTTGATTCCTTTGATGATTCAAATTGCTTACGGACAATCTGCTGTAGTTTCTGGATGGATTGTAGCTCCGATGGCAATCACTGCCATGTTTGGAAAATCTGCCGTTATTAAAATCCTGAATCGTTTTGGCTACAGAAAAACATTGATGTTCAATACTTTTCTTATTGGAACACTCATTTGTTTAATGGCAATCCCAGGAATTAACACATCTATTTATTGGTTTATACCTTTAATTTTGGTTTTAGGATTTTTTAATTCTATTCAATTTACCTCTATGAATACTATTTCTATTTCGGATTTACGAGATAGTCACACGAGTAGTGGAAACTCTTTAATTTCTGTAAATCAACAAATTGCCATAGGATTTGGAATTGCATTTGGTTTAATCATTTTAAAACTTTTTGAAGGTGATACGCAACTTATCAAAGGAAACATTCACAATGCTTTTCGATATACTTTTTTGGTGATGGGAATTCTCACTATTTTATCTGGTTTCGTCTTTAGAAGACTCCATTTCAGAGATGGCGATAATATGAAATCTTAA
- a CDS encoding agmatine deiminase family protein yields the protein MIDLTKTPKSQGYVFPAEWEEHEATWLSWPHKEESWPGKLEEIYPYYCQFIKILSEDEFVRINVKDEEMRKFVMDCIMQAGANLENIEFYFHETNDAWCRDHGPAFLINKNGNEPEKAIVDWGYNAWGNKYPPFDLDDVIPTKIGKEFDIPVFYPGIVMEGGSVEFNGKGTILTSKSCLLNENRNPHLSKEEIEEYLKNYYGQEQVLWVSDGIIGDDTDGHIDDTVRFVNENTVLTVVEDNPEDENYEILQTNLRELQEMKLLDGSPLNIIELPMPDPVIWEDQRLPASYANFYISNKHVIVPTYRCSKDEIALEIIQKCFPERKVVGIDSTEIIWGLGSFHCLSQQEPLV from the coding sequence ATGATTGATCTAACAAAAACCCCGAAATCACAAGGCTACGTTTTTCCGGCAGAATGGGAAGAGCACGAAGCTACTTGGCTTTCTTGGCCTCATAAGGAAGAATCTTGGCCAGGTAAATTAGAAGAAATTTATCCTTATTACTGTCAATTTATTAAAATTCTTTCCGAAGACGAATTCGTGAGAATTAATGTAAAAGACGAAGAAATGAGAAAATTTGTGATGGATTGTATCATGCAAGCTGGTGCAAATCTCGAAAATATTGAATTCTATTTCCACGAAACCAACGATGCATGGTGCAGAGATCACGGTCCCGCTTTTTTGATTAATAAAAATGGTAACGAACCAGAAAAAGCAATCGTAGATTGGGGTTATAACGCTTGGGGAAATAAATATCCTCCGTTTGATTTGGATGATGTAATTCCTACAAAAATCGGGAAAGAATTTGACATTCCTGTCTTTTATCCCGGAATCGTAATGGAAGGTGGAAGCGTAGAATTTAACGGAAAAGGCACTATTTTGACATCAAAATCTTGTCTTTTGAATGAAAATAGAAATCCTCATCTTTCAAAAGAAGAAATTGAAGAATATCTTAAAAATTATTACGGACAAGAGCAAGTTCTTTGGGTAAGTGACGGAATTATTGGTGATGATACCGATGGACACATCGATGACACCGTTCGTTTTGTGAATGAAAACACTGTTTTAACCGTTGTAGAAGATAATCCTGAAGACGAAAACTACGAAATCCTGCAAACCAACCTCAGAGAATTGCAAGAAATGAAACTTTTAGATGGCTCTCCTTTAAATATTATTGAGTTGCCAATGCCAGATCCTGTAATTTGGGAAGACCAAAGATTGCCAGCTTCTTATGCTAATTTTTACATCTCGAATAAGCATGTTATTGTACCAACTTATAGATGTAGCAAAGACGAAATAGCTTTAGAAATCATCCAAAAATGTTTCCCAGAAAGAAAAGTGGTAGGTATAGATTCCACAGAAATTATTTGGGGATTAGGCAGTTTTCATTGTTTAAGCCAACAAGAACCATTAGTATAA
- a CDS encoding carbon-nitrogen hydrolase, with translation MSKVKVGTVQMTCVKDKNENLQKAIEKIREAAAKGAQIVCLQELFTSLYFCDVEDYDNFDLAEAIPGPSTDALSAVAKELGVVIIASLFEKRAQGLYHNTTAILDADGTYLGKYRKMHIPDDPAFYEKFYFTPGDLGYKVFQTKFAKIGVLICWDQWYPEASRITALMGADILFYPTAIGWATDQDEETNADQYNAWQTIQRSHAVANGVPVVSVNRVGFEQDGAMKFWGGSFVANAQGKLLYLASHDQEEVVVTELDLSQTDYFRKHWPFLRDRRIDSYQPIVKRFIDED, from the coding sequence ATGTCAAAAGTAAAAGTAGGCACAGTGCAAATGACCTGTGTAAAAGATAAAAACGAAAATCTGCAAAAAGCCATCGAAAAAATAAGAGAAGCTGCTGCAAAAGGTGCTCAAATTGTTTGTTTACAAGAACTTTTCACGTCACTTTATTTTTGTGATGTAGAAGATTACGACAATTTCGATTTAGCAGAAGCCATTCCTGGACCTTCTACAGATGCGTTGAGTGCTGTTGCCAAAGAATTAGGCGTGGTAATTATTGCTTCGCTTTTCGAAAAAAGAGCGCAAGGTTTGTATCACAACACCACTGCAATTTTAGACGCAGACGGAACTTATCTTGGGAAATACAGAAAAATGCACATTCCGGATGATCCTGCTTTTTACGAAAAATTCTATTTCACTCCTGGAGATTTAGGTTATAAAGTTTTTCAAACCAAATTTGCGAAAATTGGTGTTTTAATTTGTTGGGATCAGTGGTATCCAGAAGCTTCTAGAATCACTGCATTGATGGGAGCTGATATCCTCTTTTACCCTACCGCAATTGGTTGGGCAACAGACCAAGACGAAGAAACCAACGCAGACCAATATAACGCTTGGCAAACCATACAAAGAAGTCACGCTGTTGCAAATGGAGTCCCTGTAGTTTCTGTAAACCGAGTTGGTTTTGAACAAGATGGTGCTATGAAATTCTGGGGCGGAAGTTTCGTTGCTAATGCTCAAGGTAAATTATTGTATCTCGCATCTCACGACCAAGAAGAAGTAGTAGTTACTGAATTAGATTTATCTCAAACTGATTATTTCCGTAAACACTGGCCTTTCTTGAGAGACAGAAGAATAGATTCTTATCAACCTATTGTTAAAAGATTTATTGACGAAGACTAA